The Streptomyces sp. NBC_00483 genome contains the following window.
GTCCCGGTGCTCGAACGGCTGCGGGCCCGGCTGCCGGGACTCGCCTTCTACAACTGCTTCGGGCAGAGCGAGATCGGTCCGCTCGCCACCGTCCTCGGGCCCGACGAGCACGAGGGGCGGATGGACTCGTGCGGGCGTCCGGTGCTGTTCGTCGAGGCGAAGGTCGTCGACGACGAGGGCAAGGACGTGCCCGACGGCACGCCCGGCGAGGTCGTCTACCGCTCCCCGCAACTGTGCGACGGCTACTGGGACAAGCCGGAGGAGACCGAACAGGCCTTCCGGGACGGCTGGTTCAGGTCCGGAGACCTCGCGGTGCGCGACGGCGAGGGCTACTTCACCGTCGTCGACCGGGTGAAGGACGTCATCAACTCCGGCGGCGTGCTCGTCGCCTCACGCCAGGTCGAGGACGCCCTCTACACCCACCCGGCCGTCGCAGAGACCGCCGTCGTCGGACTGCCCGACGAACGCTGGATCGAGGCGGTCACGGCGGTCGTGGTGCGGTCCGCGGACGTCACGGAGGAGGACCTGATCGCCCACGCGCGCGAGCAGCTCGCCCACTTCAAGGCACCCAAGAGGATCGTCTTCGTGGACGAACTCCCACGGAACGCCTCCGGCAAGATCCTCAAGCGGGAGCTGCGGGACCGGTTCGCGTGACCTGACGGGGGAGTGGCGCAGGCCGCTCAGGACTTCCGCTCGTCCACGATCCGCCTGATCTTCCCCACCGACCGCTCGAGCGACTCCGGCTCCACGATCTCCACGGCCACCGACACCCCCACCCCGTCCTTCATCCCGGCCGCGATGGCGCGCGCCGCAGCCTCCCGCTCCTGAGACGTCGCGTCGGGCCGGGCCTCGGCGCGCACGGTGAGCGCGTCCATGCGGCCCTCGCGAGTGAGGCGGAGCTGGAAGTGCGGGGCGACGCCGGGTGTGCGCAGCACGATCTCCTCGACCTGCGTGGGAAACAGGTTCACGCCCCGCAGGATCACCATGTCGTCACTGCGCCCGGTGATCTTCTCCATGCGCCGGAACGCCGGCCGCGCCGTCCCCGGCAGCAGCCGCGTCAGGTCCCGCGTCCGGTACCGGACCACCGGCATCGCCTGCTTGGTCAGCGAGGTGAAGACCAGTTCGCCGTGCTCGCCCTCCGGCAGCACCTCACCCGTGATCGGGTCGACGATCTCCGGGTAGAACTGGTCCTCCCAGATGTGCAGCCCGTCCTTGGTCTCCACGGCTTCTTGAGCCACGCCAGGGCCCATGACCTCCGACAGACCGTAGATGTCGACCGCGTCGATCCCCGCCCGCTCCTCGATCTCGCGCCGCATCTCCTCGGTCCACGGCTCCGCGCCGAAGATCCCGATCTTCAGAGAGCTGGTGCGCGGATCGACGCCCTGGCGCTCGAACTCGTCGAGGAGCGTGAGCATGTACGAGGGCGTCACCATGATGATCTCGGGCTTCAGGTCCAGGATCAGCCGCACCTGGCGCGACGTCATGCCACCGGACGCCGGAATCACCGTGCACCCGAGCCGCTCCGCCCCGTAGTGCGCGCCGAGCCCGCCGGTGAACAGGCCGTATCCGTACGCCACATGGACCTTGTGCCCCGGCCTGCCGCCCGCCGCGCGGATCGCCCGCGCCACCATGTCCGACCACATCGACAGATCGGCCTCGGTGTACCCGACGACCGTGGGCAGCCCCGTCGTGCCGCTCGACGCGTGCAGCCGCCGCACCTCGCTCTGCTCCACGGCGAACATCCCGAAGGGATAGTTGTCCCGCAGGTCCGCCTTGGTCGTGAACGGGAAGCGCCCCAGGTCCGCCAACGTGCGGCAGTCCTCGGGCCGCACCCCCGCCTTGTCGAACGCCTCCCGGTAGAACGGCACCCGCTCGTACACCCGGTGCAGCGTCGAGCGCAGCCGCTCCAGCTGCAGCGCGCGCAGCTCGTCCGCGCCGAGCCGCTCGCCCTCGTCCCGCCAGTCCGTCGCCATCGACGCCATCGCACGCTCTCCCGAAACTCCCGACCGATCATTCGGTTGCCCTGCTGTCGATCAGTAATTCAAGGAGTGACCGCAGTCGTCAAGACATGCGACGCTCCGGTTCGGGTGTCAGCGGGTGGCCGGGGGCTCCCAGACGTACGGCGTGGTGGTCCCGAGCGCCACGAACCCCAGGCGCTCCAGGATCGGCCGGCTGTACGGCGTCGCGTCCACCTGGACGTACGCGAATCCGCGCTCGGCGGCGATGCGGACGCGGAACGCGACGAGCGAGCGGTAGATCCCGCGACCACGCCACTCGGGCACCGTGCCGCCGCCCCACAGGCTCGCGAAGGCCGTCCCCGGATGCAGCTCCATGCGGGCGGCGCTCACCGGCTCGTCGCCGTGCAGCGCCACGACCGCGGGGACCGTGTCCGGGTCCTGGGCCAGTTGGGTCCGAAGCTGGTGGCCGATGACCGAGCGGCCGGAGTCGAAGGCCTGCTCGTGCACCCGCTCCACCAGCTCGACCTGCTCCTCATCGGTGACCGGGAGCAGCCGGATCCCTTCGGGCGGCGCGGTGTCGACAGGCAGCGCGGCCGTCTCCGCGACGAGCAGCGTCTCCGGCTCCTCCGGTACGAACCCGGCGGCCTTGAGCCGGTCGGGAAGGTCGGAGGGGCGGTCGTGCGCGTACGTCTTCCACTCGAAACTCCGGCCCAACTCGCCGAAGAAGTCGACCTGTTCGGCGATCGCCGCGTCGGCGGAATCCTCGTCGAGGCTCGACCACAGCACCCCGTTCCACCCCGCCGCCGGGCCGACATGGCGCACGACGGCGCCGACGCGCTCGACCCGCGCCCCGGGCTCGTCGGGCCCCGCCTCGCGCCGCATCTGCTGATCGAACAGGTCTCTGACCGTTGCGTGATTCATGCGCGAACTTCAGCACCGGGGCGACGGCCGGGCAACCGAGATAAATCCGACCGTGCCATGGAACGCCCTTGCTATGGTGCGCCGATGACATCGATCAAGAAGGTCCAGATCACCTTCGACTGCGCGGAGCCCGTGCGGGTCGCCCGTTTCTGGTGCGAGGTACTCGGATACGTCATGCCGCCCGGGGCCGACGAGGACGAGGCGTGGTCCGCCTGCGCCGACCCCCAGGGCGAGGGGCCCCGCTTCTTCTTCCAGCGCGTTCCGGAGGGGAAGGTCGTCAAGAACCGGGTGCACGTCGACGTGCGGGCCGGGGCCGGCCTCGTCGGCGACGAGCGGCTCGCGGTGCTCGAAGCCGAGGCCGAGCGCCTGTACAAGCTCGGCGCGACGCACGTCCTGACGCAGCGCGCCGACGAGGAGAACGAGTCCTGCATCACGCTGCAGGACATCGAGGGCAACGAGTTCTGCCTCGACTGAGCCCCCTTGCGGAGGGGGCCTACGCGTTCCCCTCCGCCGCCACCGACCGCGCCCACCGGTAGTCCGCCTTGCCGCTCGGCGAGCGCTGGATGGTGTCCGTCACCACCAGCTGGCGGGGGATCTTGTAACCGGCGAGGTGGCTGCGGCAGTGCGTCTGGACGGTGTCCAGGGTCAGCGGGTCCGCCCCGGCCATGAGTTGGACGACGGCCGCCACATGGTTGCCCCACTTCTCGTCCGGCACGCCGGCCACCAGCGCGTCGTAGATGTCCGGGTGGGACTTGAGTGCCTGCTCGACCTCCTCCGGGTACACCTTCTCGCCGCCCGTGTTGATGCACTGCGAGCCGCGCCCGAGGACCGTGACGATGCCCTGCTCGTCGACCGTCGCCATGTCACCGAGCAGTACCCAGCGCTCGTCGCCCTTCTGGAAGAACGTCTCGGCGGTCTTCGCGGGGTCGTTGTAGTAGCCGAGCGGTACGTGCCCGCGCTGCGCGATCCGCCCCACCTCGCCGACCGCGACCGGCTCGTACGTGATCGGGTCCACCACCTGCGTACGGGAGTTGACCTGGACGTGGAAGCCGGCGCCCGCGCCCGATCCGGCCGTCGCCGTGCCGTTGAAGCCGGACTCGGACGAGCCGAAGTTGTTGAGCAGCATGGTGTTCGGCACCAGCTCCTGGAACTGGGCGCGCACCGTGTCCGACATGATCGCGCCCGAGGACGAGACACTGAACATCGACGAACAGTCCGTGCCCTTCAGCGGCCCCTTCAGCGCGTCGATGAGCGGGCGCAGCATCGCGTCGCCCACCAGGGACACGCTCGTCACCTTCTCCTTCTCGATGGTGCGCAGCACCTCCTCAGGGGCGAACTTGCGGTGGATGACGACGCGTTGACCGAAGTTGAAGCCGATGAAGGCCGTGAGGGTGGACGTGCCGTGCATCAGCGGGGGAGTGGGGAAGAAGGTGATGCCGTCGCCGCCCGCCGCCACGCGCTCGGCCAGCTCCTCGGGTCGTGACACCGGTTCGCCCGTGGGTGCCCCGCCGCCGAGGCCCGCGAAGAACAGGTCCTCCTGGCGCCACATCACACCCTTCGGCATGCCCGTGGTGCCGCCGGTGTAGATGATGAACTGGTCGTCGGGGGAGCGCGGCGCGAAGCCGCGTTCGGGGGAGGACTGCGCGGTCGCCTCCTCGAAGTCCACCGCCTTCAGCGGCGGCGCGTCCGCCTCGGGGGCGCCCACCCGCACCAGGTGGCGCAGCTTCTCGGCGCGCGGCAGCGCCGCCGCCACACGCGGTGTGAACTCCGTGTCGAAGACGAGGGCCACGAGATCCGCGTCCTGGTAGAGGTAGGCCAACTCCTCCTCCACGTACCGGTAGTTCACGTTCACCGGGACGGCCCGCGCCTTGACGCAGCCGAGCGCCGTCTGCAGGTACTCGATGCCGTTGTAGAGGTGCAGGCCCACGTGCTCGCCGGGGCGTATCCCGGCCGCGATCAGGTGGTGTGCGACCCGGTTGGCCGCCGCGTCCAGCTGGGCGTACGTGAGCCGGCGCTCCGCACCCGTACCGGGATGATCCACGTAGACGAGCGCCTCGCGGTCGGGGACCACGTCGACGACCGACTCGAACAGGTCGGCAAGGTTGTACTCCACCGCGCTCCTCCTGATCCAGATGATCCAGGGCCGGATGTCTCCCGGGCGCCTTCTGGCCGTCATCAGAACAGAACCGGGAGTAAGGGGGAAGGGGCCCCGCGCAAGAAAACTGACTGAGTGTCAGAAAACTCTTGAACTGGCACGTGCCCTACTGCAACCTGTTCCAGGTCCGAGGCTGCGGCTGACTGGAGGACCCCTCATGGGTGGGACCGAACATCTCGACGTCCGGCGCGAGGGCGCCACGCTCGTACTCACGCTCAACAGGCCGGAGGCCAAGAACGCGCTGTCCCTGCCGATGCTCGTCGGCCTCTACGACGGGTGGCTGGAGGCCGACGCGGACGACTCGATCCGCTCCATCGTGCTCACCGGGGCGGGCGGTGCGTTCTGCGCCGGCATGGACCTCAAGGCCCTCGCGGGCAAGGGGATGGAGGGCGAGCACTACCGGGACCGGCTCAAGGCCGACCCCGACCTGCACTGGAAGGCGATGCTGCGCCACCACCGGCCGCGCAAACCCGTCATCGCGGCCGTCGAGGGGCACTGCGTCGCGGGCGGCACCGAGATCCTCCAAGGCACGGACATCCGGGTGGCGGGGGAGTCGGCGACGTTCGGGCTCTTCGAGGTCAAGCGCGGCCTGTTCCCCATCGGTGGCTCGACGGTGCGGCTGCCGCGCCAGGTTCCCCGTACCCACGCCCTGGAGATGCTGCTGACCGGGCGGCCCTACCCGGCGCCGGAGGCCGCGGCGATC
Protein-coding sequences here:
- the paaK gene encoding phenylacetate--CoA ligase PaaK, which gives rise to MASMATDWRDEGERLGADELRALQLERLRSTLHRVYERVPFYREAFDKAGVRPEDCRTLADLGRFPFTTKADLRDNYPFGMFAVEQSEVRRLHASSGTTGLPTVVGYTEADLSMWSDMVARAIRAAGGRPGHKVHVAYGYGLFTGGLGAHYGAERLGCTVIPASGGMTSRQVRLILDLKPEIIMVTPSYMLTLLDEFERQGVDPRTSSLKIGIFGAEPWTEEMRREIEERAGIDAVDIYGLSEVMGPGVAQEAVETKDGLHIWEDQFYPEIVDPITGEVLPEGEHGELVFTSLTKQAMPVVRYRTRDLTRLLPGTARPAFRRMEKITGRSDDMVILRGVNLFPTQVEEIVLRTPGVAPHFQLRLTREGRMDALTVRAEARPDATSQEREAAARAIAAGMKDGVGVSVAVEIVEPESLERSVGKIRRIVDERKS
- a CDS encoding GNAT family N-acetyltransferase; the encoded protein is MNHATVRDLFDQQMRREAGPDEPGARVERVGAVVRHVGPAAGWNGVLWSSLDEDSADAAIAEQVDFFGELGRSFEWKTYAHDRPSDLPDRLKAAGFVPEEPETLLVAETAALPVDTAPPEGIRLLPVTDEEQVELVERVHEQAFDSGRSVIGHQLRTQLAQDPDTVPAVVALHGDEPVSAARMELHPGTAFASLWGGGTVPEWRGRGIYRSLVAFRVRIAAERGFAYVQVDATPYSRPILERLGFVALGTTTPYVWEPPATR
- a CDS encoding VOC family protein; the protein is MTSIKKVQITFDCAEPVRVARFWCEVLGYVMPPGADEDEAWSACADPQGEGPRFFFQRVPEGKVVKNRVHVDVRAGAGLVGDERLAVLEAEAERLYKLGATHVLTQRADEENESCITLQDIEGNEFCLD
- a CDS encoding acyl-CoA synthetase; the protein is MEYNLADLFESVVDVVPDREALVYVDHPGTGAERRLTYAQLDAAANRVAHHLIAAGIRPGEHVGLHLYNGIEYLQTALGCVKARAVPVNVNYRYVEEELAYLYQDADLVALVFDTEFTPRVAAALPRAEKLRHLVRVGAPEADAPPLKAVDFEEATAQSSPERGFAPRSPDDQFIIYTGGTTGMPKGVMWRQEDLFFAGLGGGAPTGEPVSRPEELAERVAAGGDGITFFPTPPLMHGTSTLTAFIGFNFGQRVVIHRKFAPEEVLRTIEKEKVTSVSLVGDAMLRPLIDALKGPLKGTDCSSMFSVSSSGAIMSDTVRAQFQELVPNTMLLNNFGSSESGFNGTATAGSGAGAGFHVQVNSRTQVVDPITYEPVAVGEVGRIAQRGHVPLGYYNDPAKTAETFFQKGDERWVLLGDMATVDEQGIVTVLGRGSQCINTGGEKVYPEEVEQALKSHPDIYDALVAGVPDEKWGNHVAAVVQLMAGADPLTLDTVQTHCRSHLAGYKIPRQLVVTDTIQRSPSGKADYRWARSVAAEGNA
- a CDS encoding crotonase/enoyl-CoA hydratase family protein; this encodes MGGTEHLDVRREGATLVLTLNRPEAKNALSLPMLVGLYDGWLEADADDSIRSIVLTGAGGAFCAGMDLKALAGKGMEGEHYRDRLKADPDLHWKAMLRHHRPRKPVIAAVEGHCVAGGTEILQGTDIRVAGESATFGLFEVKRGLFPIGGSTVRLPRQVPRTHALEMLLTGRPYPAPEAAAIGLVGRVVPDGTALDVALEIAEQINACGPLAVEAVKASVYETAEMTETDGLASELKRGWPIFDTADAKEGARAFAEKRPAEFRRE